One genomic window of Gemmatimonadales bacterium includes the following:
- the rplU gene encoding 50S ribosomal protein L21 has product MYAIFRAAGKQFRAEQGKTLRLPLLEAAPGAKLTFSDVLLSSDGQTIRAGQPLVPGASVEAEVVGEGKEPKIYVFKFKRRKGYRRKTGHRQRYTEVRITELKLG; this is encoded by the coding sequence ATGTACGCAATCTTCCGGGCCGCCGGCAAACAGTTTCGCGCGGAGCAGGGCAAGACGCTCAGGCTTCCGCTGCTCGAGGCGGCGCCGGGCGCCAAGCTCACCTTTAGCGACGTGTTACTCTCGTCGGACGGGCAGACCATCCGCGCGGGTCAGCCGCTCGTGCCGGGCGCGTCGGTCGAGGCCGAGGTGGTGGGCGAGGGCAAGGAGCCCAAGATCTACGTATTCAAGTTCAAGCGGCGGAAAGGATACCGCCGGAAGACCGGGCATCGGCAGCGGTACACCGAGGTCCGCATCACGGAGCTCAAGCTCGGCTGA
- a CDS encoding response regulator, with translation MTHRERERRQRERDDLFRQLVELAPDALLIHHGERIVFANSAAVQLAGAPDRDALVGQPISRFLDPPYLKAVRAELVEGADPAELAAPVRDRFRRLDGTVVDVEVRALAFMDDAQLSVHLVIRDITDRLGAEAAVRRAEQHLQHAQRIESVGALAGGVAHEVNNMMTVILGFSEFLLQQPGLGADRLAEVREIAKAAQHATAVTQQLLAFSRRSFYQPRPVDLDAAVHSLEPVIRRLLGEARRLVITSRDQPWVVADPGQLEQVIVNLALNARDAMPAGGELAIDTAETELPSAAAAADGGEIPPGHYAALTVRDSGTGMDAATRARMFEPFFTTKPFGQGTGLGLAAVYGIITQNQGHIGLTSAPGQGSAFTLYLPAVPRPATTEARPGRARSVDAPRPGGTILVAEDDAAVRAIIARSLAQRGFQVLEACDGGDALEVVERLGPPDLVLTDLMMPRIGGAELARGLRQRWPALPILFMSGYSAEQLREDRPAGFEGAVLQKPFTPEALIRQIDAALAHKSRLG, from the coding sequence GTGACCCATCGCGAGCGGGAGCGCCGGCAGCGCGAGCGCGATGATCTCTTTCGTCAGTTGGTGGAGCTTGCGCCCGACGCGCTCCTGATCCACCACGGCGAGCGGATCGTGTTCGCCAACAGCGCGGCCGTGCAGCTCGCCGGGGCGCCGGACCGGGACGCGCTTGTCGGCCAGCCGATCAGCAGGTTTCTCGACCCGCCCTATCTCAAGGCCGTACGGGCCGAGCTGGTCGAGGGCGCAGACCCGGCCGAGCTCGCGGCGCCGGTGCGCGACCGCTTTCGCCGGCTGGACGGAACGGTGGTCGACGTCGAGGTGCGGGCGCTCGCGTTCATGGACGACGCGCAGCTCTCGGTGCATCTGGTCATCCGGGACATCACCGACCGGCTCGGGGCGGAGGCGGCGGTGCGCCGGGCCGAGCAGCACCTGCAGCACGCCCAGCGGATCGAGTCGGTCGGAGCGCTGGCGGGCGGCGTGGCGCACGAGGTCAATAATATGATGACGGTGATCCTGGGCTTCAGCGAATTTCTCCTTCAGCAGCCTGGCCTGGGCGCCGACCGGCTCGCCGAGGTGCGGGAAATCGCCAAGGCCGCCCAGCATGCCACCGCGGTCACCCAGCAGCTGCTCGCCTTCAGCCGCCGAAGCTTCTATCAACCGCGGCCCGTCGATCTCGATGCGGCGGTACATTCGCTCGAGCCCGTCATCCGGCGCCTGCTGGGGGAAGCTCGCCGGCTCGTGATTACGTCTCGTGATCAGCCGTGGGTGGTGGCCGACCCGGGCCAGTTGGAGCAGGTGATCGTGAACCTGGCACTCAACGCACGCGACGCGATGCCGGCCGGTGGTGAGCTCGCGATTGACACCGCCGAGACCGAGCTCCCGAGCGCCGCCGCCGCGGCGGATGGCGGGGAGATTCCGCCGGGCCACTACGCCGCGCTCACGGTGCGCGACTCCGGCACCGGCATGGACGCCGCGACGCGGGCCCGGATGTTCGAGCCGTTCTTCACCACCAAGCCCTTCGGGCAGGGCACCGGGCTCGGTCTGGCCGCCGTCTATGGTATCATCACGCAGAACCAAGGACATATCGGCCTGACGAGCGCGCCGGGGCAGGGCAGCGCGTTTACGCTGTACCTGCCGGCGGTGCCCCGCCCGGCCACCACCGAAGCGCGGCCGGGCCGCGCGCGCAGCGTGGATGCGCCGCGGCCCGGCGGAACCATTCTCGTGGCCGAAGACGATGCGGCGGTGCGCGCCATCATCGCGCGAAGTCTCGCGCAGCGCGGCTTCCAGGTGCTCGAGGCATGCGACGGAGGCGACGCGCTCGAGGTGGTCGAGCGGCTGGGACCACCCGACCTGGTGCTCACCGACCTCATGATGCCGCGGATCGGCGGGGCCGAGCTCGCCCGCGGACTCCGGCAGCGCTGGCCGGCGCTGCCGATCCTCTTCATGTCGGGTTATTCGGCCGAACAGTTGCGCGAGGACCGCCCGGCCGGGTTCGAAGGTGCGGTCCTCCAGAAGCCGTTCACTCCCGAAGCGCTCATCAGGCAGATCGACGCGGCGCTTGCTCACAAGTCCCGCCTGGGCTAG